The genomic window GCGGTTCCGAATGTGGCAGCGCTGTTGCAAGCTTTGAAGGATAAGAACCTTGTTTTGGAGAGTGGATCGAATTCGCAGCAGCAGAGGCTAGTACTGGtcgagaagaagaaggaggaactcgatgcagaaaaagaagaagaagaagaggttcTTGAGCTTGAAAAGGAGGTTGTGCTTATTGAGGACGCTGCTGCTAAGGTTGAGAAGAGGATCACTCTGCGGATGGGTTCTGAAGGAGAACAAGTTCGAGAGATGCAGGTTTGTTGCAATTTTCTATTATTGTCATTATTAGTTATTACAATTATTGTTATTAATTCCCTCCTTACTTGGTTTTGCTGGGAATCGGTGTTTTtgtgattatttatttatttatttattttgtggggAATGAAATAATGATAGGAAGCGTTGCTGAAATTAGGATTTTACTCAGGCGAGGAGGACATGGAGTTTTCCAGCTTCTCCAGTGGCACTGAACGAGCTGTCAAGACTTGGCAAGTTAGTCCcccatttttctatttaaaaaaaaaaatcgttaATGGTGTTGTTAACTTGTTATTGATATTATTTTGCATAaagttttttttatgttaaattgttAAAAGAAGATTATTGTATTTTTGTTATAAACTTATTGTACTAAAAGAGTTAAAAGACAGCTTGGTGCAAAGCATCCAGCATTATATGTTATGTAGGAACGTAGGCCTCTAAACCTGATTTGAACTCAGTGACCTTGTGGTCTCGTGGACAACTCAACTATTGTTTCAAAGCTCACTTTCAAAAAATGTTTTTCTGTATATCACGCCCTGTTGACTTGTTTTTCATCGGTTTTTTTCATATAAGGGTAATGACATTTTATTGACAGGCTGCATTAGGTGCCTCTGAGGATGGTGTTATGACATCTGAACTTCTTGAAAGGCTTTATTTGGAGATACGAACCAAGGATTCAGGCAATGCCAATGAAAGCAGAAAATCCACTAGTGTTTCATCGCATGTATGCTGGTTATTAATTTATAGCTTCTTGTTTACGTTAATCTTCTATGTTGCTTTTATTAAATTTCTGTCTGAAAACTTGGTTTCTGATAGTGCTTAAATGCTCTTCACTCCTATGATTGGTTATATATGTATAAAACAATGATGAGAGAAAATATAAGAATGGTTTTGAATTGAATTTCTATTCTCCATGTGTTCTAGGAAGGGGAAAATGGAGCTGTGGTTGCTTCTGTGACAGAAATTTCAGAAGTTCAGCAGAAAGTTGTGAAGAAAGGTGACACAGAAATAGAAGCCACCCGTCGGGGAGTTtttcttcttggagagaatcgGTGGGAAGAACCCTCAAGACTCACCTCAAGTGATGGACTTGATAAGAGCAAGAAGAAGGATGGAATAACCAAATGCCTTCAATGTCGTGGGGAAGGCCGTTTGTTATGTACAGGTATGTACGGTCCAGTGACTACTGATTAGTCTCTTCCGGAACTCTTAATTCCAACGAAATTTGTTTCAAGAGCTTTCATAATTCATTTGGAATAGAAGAAGTACACAAGTAACTTCTATAAAAC from Arachis ipaensis cultivar K30076 chromosome B09, Araip1.1, whole genome shotgun sequence includes these protein-coding regions:
- the LOC107617910 gene encoding uncharacterized protein LOC107617910 isoform X2, producing MSSSASLPLPSLSLTTKCHSPLFSPKSPTLLLLLPSNNFSSLTCRCSTSSPSSSDREEQRWLREEQRWIREEQRWLREEQRWARERDALLREIAELRMQVQALERRLLAQEVSSSEAVPNVAALLQALKDKNLVLESGSNSQQQRLVLVEKKKEELDAEKEEEEEVLELEKEVVLIEDAAAKVEKRITLRMGSEGEQVREMQEALLKLGFYSGEEDMEFSSFSSGTERAVKTWQAALGASEDGVMTSELLERLYLEIRTKDSGNANESRKSTSVSSHEGENGAVVASVTEISEVQQKVVKKGDTEIEATRRGVFLLGENRWEEPSRLTSSDGLDKSKKKDGITKCLQCRGEGRLLCTVFHFLFGRV
- the LOC107617910 gene encoding uncharacterized protein LOC107617910 isoform X1, whose protein sequence is MSSSASLPLPSLSLTTKCHSPLFSPKSPTLLLLLPSNNFSSLTCRCSTSSPSSSDREEQRWLREEQRWIREEQRWLREEQRWARERDALLREIAELRMQVQALERRLLAQEVSSSEAVPNVAALLQALKDKNLVLESGSNSQQQRLVLVEKKKEELDAEKEEEEEVLELEKEVVLIEDAAAKVEKRITLRMGSEGEQVREMQEALLKLGFYSGEEDMEFSSFSSGTERAVKTWQAALGASEDGVMTSELLERLYLEIRTKDSGNANESRKSTSVSSHEGENGAVVASVTEISEVQQKVVKKGDTEIEATRRGVFLLGENRWEEPSRLTSSDGLDKSKKKDGITKCLQCRGEGRLLCTECDGSGEPNVEPQFLEWVDEDAKCPYCEGLGYTVCDICGGKARV